In the genome of Chrysoperla carnea chromosome 5, inChrCarn1.1, whole genome shotgun sequence, the window AGCATAAGCGGCAACTGGACCATGGGCAATAGCACCATAGGCAACTGGAGCGGCAGCGGTGTATGTGGTCAAACCTGGGTTGCTTACACGTACATCACTTTTGGTTACTTGAGAGTATGGTGTTGTGATGGTTTTTGATTGTGTGGCTACTTGTCCAAGATTTCCAAAGCTACGGACAATGTTTGAGTCTTGGGATGTGATTGAAGGACTAGCGACTTGTACAGATGGAGCACCGTATGAGACAACTGGTGACGCATAGCTGACGTGGCTCACAGCTGGAGCGGCGGAGTATGCTACAGCTGGGGCTGAAATGAGTCCACCGGCGTTGGCAACAGCCAAAGCACAGGCGAAGATGACgaactgtaaataaaaataaaaattattttaatatattttctttaaaatatttatgcaataagaaaataattttcgatgtaTTTTGTctcgaaaattatcatatttaaaatttacaatcttCGATTTACGATTTTGAAGtgcaaataaagaaattaacgcGAGTAACATTGAAGATCAGGCTCCATAACATGTAATAACTCTTCTTTCTGACTTGGATGCCAGAAtcattttctttctaatttcaTTTCCattcatataagggatgtacgagcagggtagatttagggttgaggttatttttatcttattttcaactttgacggtaaattttataataactttaatgaatgtagaagaaaaataagaatacaatttttcgacatCTGCCTTGAATTTCGAAATATAGAAAGctgattaaataaagaaaattttcaattttcggatattttgaaaattacgccaggtatcgaaaaattgatttcttacTTTCGCCTTaaatcgtcaagttataacataattcaccaatttttaaatttgtgcccccactaccgtgctaaTACATCCTTAACCACTAATTAAAACGCGGCACAATAAACCGTATTTTTTCCAAACTttgttaaagttaaaattgattagaaatcaaaataaatgagcTTCCGAGAAAATGGATATGAGTTCCTTTACTAGgaaattatttcgatataatTCACAACagaaaaaacacactttttttaaacaaaattttaataattaataataaaatatagtaataatTGAACACACCTTGAATGCCATTGTTGaggttttttggttttttttgttgatcTTTGTAATTTGATCTGAATTGAATTGATGctgattacaaaattttgggTTGTTTATATACTCAAACAAACAACGAATGCAGATctccaaataataattattatgactaaataaataaattcgccCTCGTAATAAAATATGCACTGAATTGTACTTAAAATGTCATAAAAACCAGATTATTCTATCACAAATTTACTATCAaaagaacatatatataatcCAGGCGCTAGCAGATATTCACATGGATACTGAAAGGTTTACTCCAGATAAAgacaatttatgtttttttgatccatagatttttgattttagttttaaactcGTCTTAAACCATCTTTGGTTCGATTCAAAAACAATTGGGTATTCtaccatttttgaaaaagtacttcaaaatgttgattttgctaataaaaagccataaaaaatttattttgggaaaaatacacacgctttcttgctcaaaacttaaattaaattttaaaccttctttaaactgtcaaaaacgcgggcatccaatttgatgacgtaatatcggtatcattacatgaaataacacaaataagtttgacagatatattcatagacatctgattataataaatataaatacttactgtctacactgaactaattgatggtctatggctcacagttcacgtgatatacagtttaaaaattacaatttttaattttaatattttaaaagaaaaatgtgcttttatgactcgaaatcagaatatttaagtatatttttacataaatttaaaccaAAGAAGAAGTATCAGAATCGACAAGCATTCTTCATTCGTTGATGTTCgcaatctatttttaattatcttcagTTTCGAGAAAGATCTCTCGCTATTATCATCGATAAATACGACAAATACATGCGTAGTGCAATTTCTATATTGCTCATTGTAGATTGgacaatattttggaaaattattcgaTACAGAAATACTAAGTAAGTGATAACAAcgtgaaaaattcaaatgttatttataagaaatggGAAAACTTGAATGTGGCATAGAAATTTCACGATAACGACCACACTATGGAATCTTTCGAtgaaaacattttgtttctttcgaattaaaaaatgaaccgaccaaaaattaagcaaattttttgattttcttacGATTTGGTTGGAGTTTTTGATTGGTGAAGCCCCGTACTAAATACGAACCTGGTTCGATCAACCTTAAGAAGAACAACCCTTCTATATATGAGCTGTATTTCGAGTAAACCTTCCATGTCCCTAGAACCTCTGATAGCGCTTGGACTAAACAGTAGCTTacgcaattttgttttattaaaattttttaattcttcaacaTTGGTGTGAATTTTTCAAGGGTAACATATTGATCAAGACCATACAGCTTGTTCGTAGGTAATCAGAGATCTTGTTAACAAATTAATGCACTCCACTTTTTATGGGTCTTTGAATGTAAACGGGcgtatatgatttttattacagaaaaaaaaaaaaacaaaattatgatcTGTTTTGTCAtagattattttttgataacaaattattttattacaaaattttgtttgattaattgatcgattaatcagtatttaattttatttaatacctcgataatttaaaaatgttaacgaGCTCTTTAGGGGAATACATTTATTTCGGAAAGTGGTatgtttcaatattatatttattgggGATACCAATTTTATTATACTCTTGGACATCTAAACGCCAACTTCATAAACATTCGCCGTTTTTTACGGATTCGCAATTTTAGCTAATGTATACACAAATAATCGTTTCTTTTTCGTTACGAAATGAACAGGCCTTAAAGAATGAAAAACTCTtcattgatttttctttatggGAGAAATATCTAGTTTCCAAacttgtaaaacttttttatctttttggGAACTTTGCAACCATACGATAATAAAAtctgataaaattcaaaatatttgtgtgCTAATGGATGTTTTGTTAAGGTTTCATTTTGCCTCATTATTTTTGGGTTCAAGACCAACACTTTGCTCGTACTTGATCCTTTTGAGAAACTGCAAAACATGtaaccattttaatttattatgtctaGTACCTCTTTTCGCTGTTTATTGATGGGGATCTTTATGTTCTGACATGAGATTGGATccagttctccgggttgctttaataatcaatttggaTCGTAAAAGGCAAGAAATGGGATAAcagtttaaattattaagttgATCATCATAAATGGaagctttcgaaaaaaatgcgACTTTAATATAATGTCATTATTGCAATTAGTCGAAAGAAAAACGAtagctttagaaaaatgttttttaacaaaatttatcaaggacaataaagATCATTGCCAGTGTTAATAGCTTTTAAGCCCAGATAAATTGTCAAAATCATTTGAAGATAGAGGTTAAATGACCTCAAAATTAGAATTTCaggacaacttttggctaaagcattttccTGTAGCTagcgttttttctttcgattaaatgccaaaattacatatttttaagtcgcattgcttcgagtgaatttttgacgTCCTGTTCGGCATTGCACTTTCGCCAAAGTTAAACTTCATCGACACAGATGTTACGGAAAtcatcgtgcaaaattgaaGAGTATGATTCATAAAGTTGAACGCAAGTCTTCATCAAAGTTTTTGTGATCCTGTAAATGTGTAAGAAACAAGTCGATGTATATACGGTATGTCGATTGTGACCTAGAAATAATCGTCAGTGGAAATGAGTGTTTTATAAATGACTGCACTTACAGGACTTCAATCGAGGGTTATATTTGGGATCGAATCTAATACATTGAGAGTAATCTGAAGAACAAATACAAAATCGAAATTctttgcttaaaaatttatttaattagaaattttgaattatacattttaagttTACAAATGTATTGTGATCGAAtaggcaaaatattatttgaatttctctAAAAACGGGTAATATCTACCTGAGATGGATAACGTCTgttcaaaattctttttttttcattctgaaAAAGCAAATTggaggtagaaaataaaataaaatagaaaaataaaatttaaaaaataatttatttacataatttatcaataaataaaaaataaataatttaaaagtttgctATCGAAAAAACCCTATTGATAGTCTTCTCTGGTTCATGGGACCATCAAAGAAATTACCATCCGTATGAAAGACCAATAGCTGGAGCAGAGTAAGTCATGTGGGAGACAGCGGTGGCTGGAGAGTATGCAACACCTAATAAACCAGCTGGAGCAGCATGGGCGTAAGCGGCTGGAGCAGCATGGGCATAAGCAGCTGGAGCATGAGCAACAGCTAATGGAGCTGGGGCAGCGGCGTAACGGAGGGCTGGAGCGGCAGCATAAGCGGCAACTGGAGCATGAGCATAGGCAACTGGAGCGGCAGCACCATATGAAAGAGTTTGATATCCTGGGTTGCTTACACGGACATCACTTTTGGTTACTTGGGAGTATGGTGTTGTGATGGTTTTTGATTGTGTGGCTACTTGTCCAAGATTTCCAAAACTACGGTGAATGTTTGAGTCTTGGGATGTAAGAGCATGACTTGCGATTTGTACAGATGGAGCACCATATGAGACAACTGGTGATGCGTAGCTGACGTGGCTTACAGCTGGAGCGGCAGAGTAAGCTACAGCTGGGGCTGAAATGAGTCCAGCGTTGGCGGCAGCCAAAGCGCAGGCGAAGATGACGAactgtaaatgaaaataaaaatttgtattaaacgctttttttgttttaagatattttaaagaattttttcttaGATGTAATTAGAAAGAAAGTCAATCTCAAGTGCAAAATTAAATTCCGCGATTAAATATGTTTCCCTTCATAAATCAGTAAAAATAAGTATCTATTTGACCTGACAAACATAGCAACCACTTTTCTCCCAATCGTTAAGAGGATATGAACACATTTATTTAAGCTATAataatttgatcacactatcgAGGAATAGAAAGTTCGAAAGAATAGAAGCCACATCTAGAAGTATCTTCCCGTAATTTAATGTGGAAATTAGGATCTAAAGGGCGTTCCAAAATCAACAATTCCTCAAGGCGTGGATTGAGAAAATGCAAACTAATCTTGATCAACTTTAGATCATCTTCCGTAAGCTAAAAAATAGTCTAACTTTTAACACCGAAGTAAAGAGCACATTTATCGGTTTAAAtcgatcgaaaaatgaaattccAAAGAATACGAATTAGAAACGAGTACTTTAGGCAAATTCATTTCCCTTTGGAAAAGAACGAATATAATCAGAAGAGATGCAAAAACTAGTTTCTCTAGTTTAAGAAACCCATTTTCACTATCGGTGAAAAGTGCATATGGATTCGTTTAAACGGATCACTTGAtgtttttgaagaaattcaatCGCACTCTTAATATTGAGAAATCAAATTTTGGGAGCGCTAATTTATTTCGGTAAGAAAGCACTTAGAAATcgataaaattcttttaaatcgaTCACATGATGTAGTTTGTATGTTTTTCTCTTTCAAGAAATATAGAAATGAATCAGAATTGATTCTTTTCTGCCACAACGAATAAAACTGCACTTAACACTTCATTCACACTtgataaaagaattaaaacaattaaagaacACACCTTGAATGCCATTGTTGaggtttatttgtttttacaagtgatttgtaattgtaaaatttgtatgatgcttaataaatattttgggcTGTTTATATactcacaaaaaaataatataaataataattacttttattatttacccCAACCCCAAAATGTCTGCTAAATGCAGATATACACCTCGCCTTTTTATTAATGttgcataaatataatattctaatcatattcaaaatgaattcaTGTCATATAAATcagattataattatttttttttaagagtcATATATAttcttacataattattataatttgttttaaagacATTAGTGCACGCTTTTCAGGGTTACatgtaacaataatttaataaaatgtgaaTGGGGGATACATTCATAGTTTAATGccaccaaaaaaaataatcggATATCGGTagattaaggtagtactatcggtaatagactttgcattcagaatttaatgaaacttggcacagttatccattattatatcataattaaccagttaaatttttaggggccttcagagaactgctACCTAGCGAGTTTTCTTCACCCAACATGCTTTTgacgattcgccctccctcgtagctgacccggtgaacttcgtatcacctgcaacttttttttttacaacttttggttCGTGATTATGTCAACCTTTagactctaatttatttttgtcaaaaattaacacTGGTTGTATTATCTACGGTTAAAATGGTATTAggttattaaatgaaacttgttggtcttttctacatattttatgtgttttattaacacaacaaaatataatcaatacataacaaaacataataaatatatctattcaatttaaagctttttgataaactacgtttttagtttgttttttcggagcataaatatataaagacgaTGGCTTTCCTACACGTGAACACGCGACATATAGTTGTCCATGCGAGAAGCatggaaattctaaattaatcccGCAAACTTCCAACGACTGGCCGTGCAATTTGTTTATGGTCATCGCAAAGGCCAGGCGCACGGTTCGATTCCAATATTGGGTCGATTccaatataaacaatatgggaataaacactaataaaacaaaagtaatgaCAAACATTCTTCTTGAgtttcttcttgaaatttttggttatgTTTTACAAACTGAATATAGATAAATAGTATAACTTCGCAGTATACTTGTACGTATCTTTCtatatattgaacaattttggTACACTCTTGCCACATCTTGAAGGtacatccctgaactatagcgaacaaaacaaaaattttgaaaatcggtccagccgtttttgagttttagcgagactaacgcacagcaatttatttttatatatacagatcaataaaattgaggaaaaaaaacccaactcaacccacacccacacccacacccacacccacacccacacccacacccacacccacacacaCACCCACCCACCcccacccacacccacacccacacccacacccacacccacacccacacccacacccacacccacacccacacccacacccacacccacactcaacccaacccaacccaacccaacctaacccaacctaacccaacctaacccaacccaacccaacccaacccaaccaaaaattacaaaaattgtctttttttgaattttttataattttttcgatttttacaaattgcaaaaagtgtaaaaaaattttttttttccgatttcgataaaactaagtttataaggtaattttgacccgaaaattacaaaaatcgtgtttatttgaccattaaatgagtaatttcgagatattttatgaatctgactgtagagccaacattttcattccgttcagtctctgaaattattccgcattgaatctaattattccgaaattctgaaccatccctgaactatagcgaacaaaagaaaaaaaaatttgaaaatcggtccagccgtttttgagttttttcgagactaacgcacagcaatttatttttatatatacagacaGATATGATGACTATTCTAACGAGTTTTTCTGGGCCGTTTAAAGTCtcgtgtatttaaaaaaatttaaagatggccattaaaaaatttatttgtttatactttcgttaatgttgaattttaattgtatgaatttttcgaaaacttaatAGTCTAAGAGACAGtgtaaggtcgaccttcacccatgtAATAACTAGATGAgccatattttatatgaaattttatattgagtTTTAAACACTagtatcatagtttttctatcgaaaagtgttcatgactatttttaaattaattttaatcaatttttttcatgatcGGTTTTTTTTTAGGAAAGTTTATACCATCattttcgttattaaattatctttcttctgatatcaatttcgattggttaacagatcggtgtagttacctatTTTAACTTAACTTTCCTTAAAATTCTTCTCAATTATTGGTGTATGGAAAtcttgatatttcgaaaacaaagaattttcaaaagatgGTATTTTCATTAGCTCATTTTCTTTGAGAAGAAAACTTACTACATTGGCTTtaagcatatttatttaattttttgaaactcaaagttttcatatttttttgaacttaaaaagaggaaatattattactttttcacAAATAAGATTTCTATATTGTCTGTTTGTTATCTTCGAAAAGCAGGGAGTTTTCGgaaaagtatattataaatttaatagaagATGATTTTTAACATCTATTGGGTAAAATCGATGAGttatttgaatattgttttagGTAAAGTTCATCATCggtacaaaaataattagttgTTTAACTTAAAAAGCTAGAGATTTCAAGAATATCAATGGATACGGATTTGATTTCGGGAAGTaggaaataaaacatttagaagttagaatttaaaaaataatttatttacataatttatcaataaataaaaagttcagGAAATCACCATTCGTAGAAATTACCATCCGTATGAGAGACCAATAGCTGGGGCAGAGTATGTCATATGGGAGACAGCGGTGGCTGGGGAGTATGCAACACCTAATAAACCAGCTGGGGCAGCATGGGCATAAGCAGCTGGAGCAGCGTGGGCAACAGCTAATGGAGCTGGGGCAGCGGCATAACGGAGGGCTGGAGCGGCAGCATAAGCGGCAACTGGAGCATGGGCATAGGCAACTGGAGCGGCAGCGGCGTATGTGGTTAAACCTGGGTTGCTTACACGTACATCACTTCGGGTTACTTGGGAGTATGGTGTTGTGATGGTTTTTGATTGTGTGGCTACTTGTCCAAGATTTCCAAAACTACGGTGAATGTTTGAGTCTTGGGATGTAAGAGCGTGACTAGCGACTTGCACTGATGGAGCACCGTATGAGACAACTGGTGACGCATAGCTGACGTGGCTCACAGCTGGAGCGGCGGAGTATGCTACAGCTGGTGCTGAAATGAGTCCACCGGCGTTGGCAACAGCCAAAGCACAGGCGAAGATGACGAActgtaaatcaaaattaaaaaatatgttttaaatggttaaaaaatttgataacattTGTTCATTCTGTAAACATATAAGATGGAAATCCGTTTCCTTCAGTCTCAGCAGTTGTAAGTTTAAGTTGTTATTCAAGCGTAAAATTTCACGATCATTATTCTACCGCAGATTTTGATTCCcgtgaaaaattgtaaatatctgGTTTGGTTCTACCAGTTCGAAAGTGTAGTTGTTCTCTAAAAAGAGGCAAAGCTGTACGTTTAAACGGACCCCAAGTTGTTCTTCGGGGAAATGCTAGCaaaatttgactatttttaaagaattataatcTCTTCGATAGAGTTTATTCTCTGATTCTTTAATCGAAAGCTTAAATTCGACAGAATTCAATTGTTTCGTCCGGGACGAAGTATATATAACCATTTTAAATCGATCGAAGTGCgtagttttaagaaaaacaatctAAATTGGATATCTTAAGAGAATAAAGTCTCCTTTAAATGAACgacttgtaattttttattttttgtaatcaaaAACAAAGATTAATATTTATCTTTACTGCCAGAATGGagtacattaattattttaaattggtcGAAATTCGAGCAAAAACTGTCCACTATTATCTAGCTTCTATATTTTCCATAGTCAGAAATCAAAGGTAGtgagaaaacaattttattggcCGAAAAGGAGCACAATTATCCTTTTTCAAATCGTGTAGTTTGAACGGAGAGAATTCCTTTCGGAATCAATCTTTACTGTTACGCCGAATAAAACTGCACTTATCACTTAATTA includes:
- the LOC123300309 gene encoding uncharacterized protein LOC123300309, coding for MAFKFVIFACALAVANAGGLISAPAVAYSAAPAVSHVSYASPVVSYGAPSVQVASHALTSQDSNIHRSFGNLGQVATQSKTITTPYSQVTRSDVRVSNPGLTTYAAAAPVAYAHAPVAAYAAAPALRYAAAPAPLAVAHAAPAAYAHAAPAGLLGVAYSPATAVSHMTYSAPAIGLSYGCVYSHIVYIGIDPILESNRAPGLCDDHKQIARPVFVIFACALAAANAGLISAPAVAYSAAPAVSHVSYASPVVSYGAPSVQIASHALTSQDSNIHRSFGNLGQVATQSKTITTPYSQVTKSDVRVSNPGYQTLSYGAAAPVAYAHAPVAAYAAAPALRYAAAPAPLAVAHAPAAYAHAAPAAYAHAAPAGLLGVAYSPATAVSHMTYSAPAIGLSYGCPYNSVHILLRGRIYLFSHNNYYLEICIRCLFEYINNPKFCNQHQFNSDQITKINKKNQKTSTMAFKFVIFACALAVANAGGLISAPAVAYSAAPAVSHVSYASPVVSYGAPSVQVASPSITSQDSNIVRSFGNLGQVATQSKTITTPYSQVTKSDVRVSNPGLTTYTAAAPVAYGAIAHGPVAAYAAAPALRYAAAPALAAPALRYAAAPAPVAYAHGPVAAYAAAPALAAPALRYAAPAAYAAAPALAAPALRYAAPAPLAVAHAAPAVRAVAAPGAALLGVAYSPATAVSHMTYSAPAIGLSYGW